One window from the genome of Pedobacter schmidteae encodes:
- a CDS encoding TonB-dependent receptor, which translates to MNFYKQSVCKLPGYVHKLLSAMNAAFSTISQTDKSRLIMRVKITSILLITVFLQIAQASRAQRITLSKKNVTLEQLFKEIRKQSGYDFFFDLGDLKKAKRIDLSVTNETLENVLDRCFENQPFTYVLKDKAVIIKEQAIQNLSVIAEFSQKTDIKGRVTDEKGGPLPGVSVKLKGTSTGTITDKNGNYTLGIASASGTIVFSYVGFATQEVEVAGKTTINVKLKEENASLTEVVVVGYGTQKKVNLTGSVATVAADELIKRPAANASLLLQGKVPGLQIIQNSAQPGLESPSIQIHGVGTFGASGNNPLVLIDGVEGSLSNLNPNMIENISVLKDAASAAIYGVQGANGVILVTTKMGIKGRLNIEYAYNIGRQKPAGVPDLIWNSAEFMTLSNEGINRTGQNVGKLYTQAQIDAYRNGNGSAQFPNTDWAKLMFNDATMQQHFLSVNGGEGKTTYNFGLGYLDQNGILINTGYKKYNASLNFKTQMSKVVTFGSNFSFMQGDRRDPVDNSENLVLSIYAQHPLWTPYLPDGSGRVVSKAYDFETTNQNAYAVMKTSKDLNKEYGVSAISYLNFNLAKGLTGEVRGAVRYNSDRQTASRIPLPTFLFQPDAQGVYKPQQNYLGTFITLRKTQQEFMNYTGYATLTYDETFNEVHHFSAVAGYNMENHTYQQQAGFKRDFPSPDLADLNAGGNDAQTANGYSYEWALQSGFGRVNYAYNNRYLVEATLRYDGSSKFRKGKRWGTFPAFSAGWRISQEDFLKSSTWLSNLKIRGSWGQLGNQTINLQGTQNLNNYPYQNLLDYGTYVYDNVTTGIVSQNLSDPNITWETTTAAGVGLDFDLFNGKLSGTADYFNKKTKDILRVAQLPDFVGMGAPTVNSGAMKNTGFEFTLSHKNKIGEFHYEIGANFYTYKNVVTKFGPEEIQNNKIRREGLPWNSWYMLDWVGVFQNQAEIDAAPKHQNSPKPGDLRFADHSGPNGVPDGKIDPFDRVVIKGQHPDFNYGFNLNLEYKGFDLSAFFLGVAGRKVYTSDWGYGAFRQWSPPPTFWRDRWTPDNPTNKLPGMYVDTYAPITTASSFWLQDASYLRLKNLVVGYTFKNELIKKIGMQNLRVYFSGDNLFTISDFVGDPERVILDNTSGRFAIYPQANVYTLGIKTTF; encoded by the coding sequence ATGAACTTTTACAAACAATCTGTATGTAAGCTACCTGGCTATGTACATAAACTGCTGTCGGCCATGAATGCTGCATTTAGCACAATCAGCCAGACAGATAAGAGCAGGCTAATTATGCGAGTTAAAATTACCTCAATTTTATTGATCACAGTTTTTTTGCAAATCGCACAGGCTTCAAGGGCGCAGCGCATTACGTTGTCCAAAAAAAATGTGACACTGGAACAGCTGTTCAAAGAAATACGTAAACAAAGCGGCTATGATTTTTTCTTTGACCTTGGAGATTTAAAAAAGGCAAAAAGGATAGATCTTTCGGTAACCAATGAGACCCTTGAAAATGTGCTGGACCGTTGTTTTGAAAATCAACCCTTTACTTATGTGCTGAAAGACAAGGCCGTAATCATCAAAGAGCAGGCCATACAAAACTTATCTGTTATTGCCGAATTCAGTCAAAAAACAGACATTAAGGGTCGGGTAACCGATGAAAAGGGTGGGCCTTTACCTGGCGTAAGTGTAAAGCTGAAAGGAACTTCAACGGGTACCATTACAGATAAAAATGGTAATTATACACTAGGTATAGCCAGCGCCAGCGGCACCATCGTATTCAGTTATGTCGGCTTTGCCACACAGGAAGTAGAGGTTGCAGGAAAAACAACAATCAATGTAAAACTGAAGGAAGAAAATGCGAGTTTAACAGAAGTTGTGGTAGTGGGGTATGGTACACAGAAGAAGGTCAATTTAACCGGCTCGGTAGCTACTGTAGCTGCCGACGAACTGATCAAAAGGCCTGCGGCAAATGCTTCCCTTTTATTGCAGGGAAAGGTACCTGGACTACAGATCATCCAGAATTCTGCACAGCCCGGATTGGAAAGTCCCTCCATACAAATTCACGGCGTAGGAACTTTTGGGGCTAGCGGCAACAATCCATTGGTACTTATTGATGGGGTAGAAGGCTCGCTTAGCAATCTCAATCCAAACATGATTGAAAACATTTCGGTACTCAAAGATGCAGCTTCGGCAGCAATTTATGGCGTACAAGGTGCTAATGGTGTTATTTTGGTAACTACTAAAATGGGTATCAAAGGGCGCTTAAATATCGAATACGCCTATAATATCGGCAGACAAAAGCCGGCCGGCGTTCCTGACCTGATCTGGAATTCGGCCGAGTTCATGACGCTCAGTAATGAAGGAATCAACAGAACCGGACAAAATGTAGGCAAATTGTATACTCAGGCTCAGATTGATGCCTATAGAAACGGAAACGGCTCAGCCCAGTTTCCTAATACCGACTGGGCAAAACTCATGTTCAACGACGCTACCATGCAACAACACTTTTTAAGTGTAAATGGCGGTGAAGGCAAAACTACCTACAATTTTGGACTCGGATACCTGGATCAAAACGGTATTTTAATCAATACAGGATATAAAAAATACAATGCCTCGCTCAACTTTAAAACGCAAATGAGCAAAGTGGTTACTTTTGGCAGCAACTTTAGTTTCATGCAGGGCGATCGTCGTGATCCGGTCGACAATTCTGAGAACCTTGTTTTGAGTATCTATGCGCAACATCCATTATGGACACCTTATCTGCCTGATGGAAGTGGCCGTGTGGTTAGTAAAGCCTACGATTTTGAAACCACCAACCAAAATGCTTACGCGGTAATGAAAACCAGTAAGGATTTAAATAAAGAATATGGTGTGTCGGCCATCAGTTATCTCAATTTTAATCTTGCAAAAGGCCTTACCGGCGAAGTTAGGGGCGCCGTACGTTACAATTCCGACAGGCAAACTGCCAGCCGCATTCCGCTGCCCACATTTTTGTTCCAGCCTGATGCACAGGGCGTGTACAAACCTCAGCAAAACTATCTGGGCACTTTTATCACGCTGCGCAAAACTCAGCAGGAGTTTATGAATTACACAGGTTATGCTACCCTAACCTACGATGAAACTTTTAATGAGGTGCATCACTTTAGTGCTGTGGCCGGTTACAATATGGAAAACCATACTTATCAGCAGCAGGCAGGCTTCAAAAGAGATTTTCCTTCTCCTGATTTGGCCGATTTAAATGCAGGCGGTAATGACGCACAAACCGCAAATGGTTATTCTTATGAGTGGGCCTTGCAATCGGGCTTCGGGCGCGTAAACTATGCCTATAACAACCGCTACCTGGTCGAAGCAACCTTGCGCTACGATGGCTCTTCCAAGTTCAGAAAAGGCAAAAGGTGGGGTACTTTTCCGGCTTTTTCTGCCGGATGGAGAATCTCGCAGGAGGACTTTCTGAAAAGCTCTACCTGGCTCAGCAATTTAAAAATTCGTGGCTCCTGGGGGCAGCTGGGCAACCAAACCATCAATCTGCAGGGCACACAGAACCTGAACAATTATCCTTATCAAAACCTGCTGGATTATGGTACTTACGTTTACGATAATGTGACTACCGGTATCGTATCGCAGAATTTATCCGATCCCAACATCACCTGGGAAACGACGACTGCTGCAGGTGTGGGACTTGATTTTGATCTGTTCAATGGAAAATTATCCGGTACAGCCGACTATTTCAATAAGAAAACGAAAGACATTTTGCGAGTGGCCCAACTACCCGATTTTGTAGGGATGGGTGCACCTACCGTCAATTCGGGAGCCATGAAAAATACAGGCTTTGAATTTACGCTGTCGCATAAAAATAAAATAGGTGAGTTTCATTACGAAATTGGCGCCAACTTTTACACCTATAAAAATGTAGTTACCAAATTTGGCCCCGAAGAAATTCAGAACAATAAAATCCGTCGCGAAGGCTTGCCATGGAACTCCTGGTACATGCTCGATTGGGTAGGGGTTTTTCAAAATCAGGCCGAAATTGATGCCGCACCTAAACATCAGAACAGCCCAAAGCCCGGCGACTTAAGGTTTGCCGATCACAGCGGGCCAAATGGTGTGCCTGATGGCAAGATTGATCCCTTCGACAGGGTCGTGATCAAAGGACAGCATCCTGATTTTAACTACGGATTTAACCTCAACCTGGAGTACAAAGGTTTCGACTTATCAGCTTTCTTTTTAGGTGTTGCCGGAAGAAAGGTTTATACCAGCGACTGGGGGTATGGTGCTTTCCGGCAGTGGTCGCCACCGCCAACTTTCTGGCGCGACAGGTGGACACCCGACAATCCGACCAACAAACTTCCGGGAATGTATGTAGATACCTATGCGCCAATTACTACTGCTTCTTCTTTCTGGCTGCAGGATGCGTCTTATTTAAGGTTAAAAAACCTGGTAGTTGGCTATACTTTTAAAAATGAGTTGATTAAAAAAATCGGAATGCAAAACCTAAGGGTGTATTTCTCGGGAGATAACCTGTTTACCATCAGCGACTTTGTGGGCGATCCGGAACGTGTAATCCTCGACAATACCAGCGGCCGTTTTGCTATATATCCGCAGGCCAATGTATACACACTAGGAATTAAAACAACTTTTTAA
- a CDS encoding RagB/SusD family nutrient uptake outer membrane protein encodes MNAKHLKYTVFAALIIFFSSCKDDLLDKQPTDKLTNEVFWTSKKDADLALAGCYSTLRTPAFAIDVSSFSSMQFESLTDNAYSNSTLDNYTDISRGILTSSTGGIQLRMWVDCYRGIARCNWFLGNIDKVPDLTKTDKDRMLGEAYFLRAFYFNELTMLYGDVPLVTEALGFGPEVFKVKKSPKAEVVAKIIKDLDLASAGLPNTAYSNGHPVRGSALALKARICLYNEMWPEAAAAAKLVIDEKKFSLAPNYQGIFFGEQANNPEIIFSIKASSPTIVHNLDLLYGSRFSMVPMHSLADAYEMSDGTKPVAPIVPSSYDPANRMRNDFYQNRDPRLKLTIFTPGATWAYNTTIGFNNVDKGRAESPSVNNLGIRKYVNINVNDGNSGPTGSDQALVKIRFADVLLMYAEAMTEIGGGTTNDATALKALNDVRSRPGINMPPKGTLTRDLVRNERRVELAFEGLRYYDIKRWKIAKMVMNGVKDPGNVIRVFEDKHYLWPVPQSEVDKMGIDFQNPAYR; translated from the coding sequence ATGAATGCAAAACATTTAAAATATACCGTCTTTGCGGCGTTAATCATCTTTTTTAGTAGTTGTAAAGATGACCTGTTGGACAAACAACCAACTGATAAATTAACCAATGAGGTATTCTGGACCTCAAAAAAAGATGCTGACCTGGCTTTGGCCGGTTGTTACAGCACGCTACGTACCCCGGCATTTGCTATCGATGTAAGTTCATTCTCCTCTATGCAGTTCGAAAGCCTCACCGATAATGCCTATAGCAATTCTACCCTTGATAATTATACCGATATCTCCAGGGGTATCCTGACCTCCTCCACCGGAGGCATCCAGCTCCGCATGTGGGTTGATTGCTATCGGGGTATTGCCCGCTGTAACTGGTTTTTAGGTAACATTGATAAAGTGCCGGATCTAACCAAAACGGATAAAGACCGCATGCTTGGAGAAGCCTATTTTTTACGTGCTTTTTACTTTAACGAACTCACTATGCTATATGGTGATGTGCCTCTGGTTACGGAAGCACTGGGCTTTGGCCCCGAGGTATTCAAAGTTAAAAAATCTCCAAAAGCAGAGGTAGTTGCAAAAATTATCAAAGACCTGGATTTGGCCAGTGCAGGTTTACCAAACACGGCATATAGTAATGGCCATCCTGTTCGCGGATCGGCATTGGCACTCAAAGCCCGGATTTGTTTGTACAATGAGATGTGGCCCGAAGCGGCCGCGGCCGCTAAACTCGTTATCGATGAAAAGAAATTCTCACTAGCTCCAAATTATCAGGGCATATTTTTTGGCGAGCAGGCCAACAACCCGGAAATTATTTTCTCTATCAAGGCTTCAAGTCCTACCATAGTGCACAATCTGGATTTATTGTATGGATCGCGTTTCTCGATGGTGCCTATGCATAGCCTGGCTGATGCATACGAAATGAGCGATGGCACAAAACCGGTAGCGCCTATTGTCCCATCTTCTTACGATCCGGCCAATAGAATGCGGAACGACTTTTATCAAAACAGAGACCCACGACTAAAACTGACCATTTTTACGCCTGGTGCTACCTGGGCCTATAACACCACCATTGGTTTCAACAATGTAGACAAAGGAAGAGCTGAATCGCCTTCGGTAAACAACCTGGGCATACGCAAATATGTCAATATCAACGTAAATGATGGCAACTCCGGACCTACCGGAAGTGATCAGGCACTGGTTAAAATTCGTTTTGCCGACGTGTTGTTAATGTATGCCGAGGCCATGACCGAAATCGGCGGTGGTACCACCAATGACGCTACTGCATTAAAGGCTTTAAACGATGTACGCTCAAGGCCAGGTATCAACATGCCACCCAAAGGCACACTTACTCGCGATCTGGTACGTAACGAACGCAGGGTAGAGCTTGCCTTTGAAGGATTGAGGTATTACGACATCAAAAGATGGAAAATCGCAAAAATGGTAATGAATGGGGTTAAAGATCCCGGAAATGTAATAAGGGTATTTGAAGACAAACATTATCTATGGCCGGTACCGCAATCTGAAGTAGATAAAATGGGTATTGATTTTCAAAATCCCGCTTACAGGTAA